In the Anastrepha obliqua isolate idAnaObli1 chromosome 1, idAnaObli1_1.0, whole genome shotgun sequence genome, one interval contains:
- the LOC129235479 gene encoding protein tailless: MQSDEDYKHGVTESLSSPSSSRILFHVPCRVCNDHSSGKHYGIYACDGCAGFFKRSIRRSRQYVCKSQKQGECVIDKTHRNQCRACRLSKCIDRGMNKDAVQHERGPRSSTLRRQMSMFKEAVLSSTELGPDLMVNPNLYNGFPVNPMLLAGVPPPQPLHPALRHPFPPPMVLDLSVSARTSNHPLHQNPLGFFGPSHSAFVNTPAFPPTPPLMAAEHLKETAAEHLFKNVNWIKSVQAFRELPLHDQFYLLEESWKEFFVLAISQYLMPVNFQQLLFVYESENTNRDMVNIVKCEIHLFQEVLNQMCQLHIDSREYECLRAIVLFRNPSQNEDTANNSFGTGASGSPNSSSSGGSRGLTDAYRVTYLYEQARNTLQAYELRTNPSQPMRFQSLITMLPAISKLSGFSIEELFFRKTIGEVNIVRLIADMYGKRTF; the protein is encoded by the exons ATGCAGTCGGACGAAGACTATAAACATGGAGTCACGGAGAGCTTATCATCACCTTCGTCAA GTCGCATACTTTTTCATGTGCCATGCAGAGTTTGCAACGATCATAGTTCCGGAAAACATTACGGCATTTACGCTTGTGACGGATGCGCTGGATTCTTTAAACGATCCATTCGCCGCTCCCGTCAATATGTTTGCAAATCGCAGAAGCAAGGAGAATGCGTGATTGACAAAACTCATCGCAATCAATGTCGCGCATGCCGCCTGAGCAAGTGCATCGATAGGGGCATGAACAAGGACGCTGTCCAACATGAACGTGGACCACGCAGCTCCACCTTGCGTCGACAAATGAGCATGTTCAAGGAGGCAGTGTTGAGCTCGACCGAATTGGGACCAGACCTAATGGTCAATCCCAACTTGTATAATGGTTTTCCTGTGAATCCTATGCTGTTAGCGGGCGTGCCACCACCGCAACCGCTACATCCGGCTCTAAGACACCCATTCCCACCGCCGATGGTTTTGGATTTATCAGTATCGGCACGTACATCCAATCATCCGCTGCATCAAAATCCACTTGGATTCTTTGGACCGAGTCATTCGGCATTCGTTAATACACCCGCTTTTCCACCAACTCCACCACTGATGGCAGCAGAACATCTAAAAGAGACAGCAGCTGAACATCTATTCAAAAACGTTAATTGGATTAAGAGTGTGCAAGCTTTTCGGGAATTGCCATTACACGACCAATTTTACCTGCTGGAGGAGTCTTGGAaggagttttttgttttagcaatTTCTCAGTACCTCATGCCAGTCAACTTCCAACAGTTACTCTTCGTCTATGAATCGGAGAATACGAATCGCGACATGGTGAATATTGTGAAATGCGAGATTCATCTCTTCCAGGAGGTGCTTAATCAAATGTGTCAACTGCATATCGACAGCCGCGAATATGAATGTTTACGTGCAATTGTGCTCTTCCGCAATCCATCCCAGAACGAGGATACGGCCAATAACTCTTTTGGCACTGGTGCCAGTGGTAGTCCAAATTCAAGTTCGTCCGGCGGATCTCGGGGCCTCACGGATGCATACAGGGTGACTTATTTGTACGAGCAGGCACGCAATACCCTTCAAGCCTACGAGTTACGTACAAACCCATCACAACCGATGCGTTTCCAATCGTTGATCACTATGTTGCCGGCCATAAGCAAGTTGTCGGGATTCAGTATCGAGGAATTGTTCTTCCGGAAGACAATTGGCGAGGTCAACATTGTGAGACTCATAGCCGATATGTACGGCAAACGCACCTTTTAG